DNA sequence from the Marinilongibacter aquaticus genome:
TTACGAGGAAGTAGTTTCCATACCGACCTGCGTTTTGGCTTGAGGGTTCGGGCAATAAAGGATGATGTGGCAGGGACATGGTCGTTGGTGAGCACACAAATGATCGATCCATTCAGCAAGTACGCTGCATCGGCCGTGAACCTTGCAAACGGAACCAATCAGGCTGCTATAAATCTGCGGACCTATTATTACGGGCCATATGAAATGCAGGCAAAACTTTACAACATAAGTGAAGGAGGAAATGCACCAGAACAGGTATTCGATTTTGATTCGTCGAAATTTCCGAAATTTGGTCAATTGACGGCCTTCAACGGTTTGAAACCGAACAATACTTATCGAATAGATTACAGTTTTAATGAAGAGGAACTGTATCCGGCCTTCGGGCAGTTGAAAAGCCAGCGGTCGATAAGTTTTGTGAATCGAAAGGAATCGGCTGAGAATTTAGAGGTTTTGGATGTGGGAGGAGCCTCAGAAATTAGCAAAATCCGGGTGCACAACAACAAGGTTTATGCAGTAACGGAAAAGGGGCTTTTGATAAATCATTTGAAAGAGAATCGGGCAGAAATTATTGATATGGAAAAAAGCCACAATTTTATCAGTAACACCACTTTGGCCTTTGATTTTGACGCAAACGGAAACCTTTGGACTGTGCAGCCCAATGCCCGAAGAGAGAACAACCAGTATGTTTTTCCCGCACCGGTGGCGGCGATCAGTAAATTTGATGAAAGGTTTTTGTGGTTGGAAAGGGAGGAGGTTTCGCGATGGCCAAACAACACTGCTGAATATTCCATAGAATGGTTTGATAGTGAAAGCGGTTTGATTTCGGGTTCGAATGGTTTGTATTCTCCAAACAACGGAGGTATTTCGCAGTATATAAGCAATGCTCATGGTTGGCTGAATTATATCGGAGACGATGCCCAGTATGTGTGGCTTTACAGCAACAACAATGGCGAGCTTATTTTATGGAAATTAAAGAAGTCGGATAAATCTATTCGACAAACAGACATTAGCGATCAAGTCAATGCTTTTGGGGGAATCCGGAACGCCATTTTGGGAAGAGACAAGACTATTTATTTACAAATAAATCAGCAGCTTTTTTCTTTGACGGAAGAAGGTCAAGTCGAGCCCATCTCTCTATCGGCTTTTGGTTTGGACAATGTGGAGAAAATTGCATTGGATATCAATGGAAATGTGTTTGTCATTGGTACGGTCAAGTATGGATTTGGATATACGATGATTAAGCAGTTTCAAGGAGATTGGGTAAAGGTAAAAGACATGCCTGATTTTAACGCTGCATTTTTGGGCAATGATTTGATACCTTGCGAGAATGGCGATTTCGTGGCTTTGTACAAAAATGTTTTGGTGAGATGGGAGATCTGTGATCAAGAAGAGGCGGTACAAACCCTTTTGCCCGAAATGGTCATTGCCGGTGATACCGTACAGTTTGATGTGAAATCTTGCGATGCAGGACAATGGGAAATCAATGGACAAAAATTGGCCTCTAGTCCGGATCTAAAATTGACACTAACGGAGAATACGCCTTATTCTTTCTCTTGCGATAACCTAAGTTGTGCTTCTACGAAAACTGTGGGGACAGTTCAGATTGTGTCGGAGATTGATCTTGAGGGGCAGGCCTTTTATTTCTGTAAAGAAAAATCAGTCGCAATAGCCACCGATTTGAATGGGCTCTCGAAAAAAGGTTTGGTTGAGGCCAAGTTGCTTTCTGCTACTGAGGAACAATGGGTATTTCCGGTGGATTTAATAGAGGGCAAGCTCACTTTTGAATTGCCCGAGGGATTAGGTTTGGGCGACTATACTCTAGATCTATCTTCTGAACGAGTGAAAATTCAAACTCAGGGCGAACTCAGCATACATTTACAGGGAAATCCTGAAGTGGAAGTCCTTGGCGAACGGTTTAGCTGCGATGGTGATGCCGTGAGTTTGGAAGCGAATTCGATGGACGAGAATTTGAATTACCACTGGCTTACTGCAAATGGAACGGAGCTTGCTTCGGGTGATCAAGTGAATGTATACTCCAGCGGCCTATACACCCTGATCTCTACAAATCAAGGGGGCTGCACAAGCACAGTGGATTCAATAGAAGTGTCTATAGCAGACCTCGGCAATGTGGCTTTGGTAGTGGAAAATGAAGGTTATATTTTTCCGGATGAAGATATGCCTTTTCAGATTTTAGGATTGGACACGTTGCAAGATTATACCTTCACTTTGTTTAAAGATGGTTTGGCCTTACCCGATGGACAGGTGACAGCCAGTCAAACAGGAAACTATGCCATGAAAGTGCAAAGCGAATATTGCGAAACCACCAGTAAAGAAGTGAAAGTGCAGGTTTTAGAAGGCAATCGAATTTATCCGAATCCGAGCAAAGACGAAATGAAACTGTACATGGAAACTGAGGGCCGAGTAGAGATTACAAATGTTTCAGGGCAAATATTTTATACCGAAGACCTGAGCAAAGGTAAACACAGCGTGGAGGTAAAGTATTGGCCAGTAGGTTCTTATATGGTTAAGTTTGTGCAAGGCAAACACCAGGAGGTAAAAAGAGCGGTAGTCAAATAAAAATTTGGACAAGGATATTTCAAGAAGTGCTGAGGCAACTGAGCACGGCTTCAATTTTGTCGTTCAGTTCGTTTTGAATCAAGCCATTGGTCAAGCCTTTGCTTTCATCGAAGTTTTCTTCGAATGTAGGCAAGGAAAAGGTTTCAATCACCTGTCCGCCATTTCTTGGAAAACGGGCTTCGGCTATTTTCAGGACCGATGCTCCACCGCGGGCACCTGTGGAAGTGGCCATCAAAAAAATAGGCTTTTCTTGAAAAACTTTCACGTTGGGAATTCGCGAAACCCAATCGAAAATATTTTTGAAAGCCGCGGAGTACGCTCCATTGTGTTCGGCCATCGACATCAGGATTAAATCGGCTTGGGCAATATGCCGACTGAATGCATAGGCTTCTTTCGGAATACCCTGCTCGGCTTCTTTGTCGACACTGAAAATAGGCATTTCGAAATCGTTCAGATCAATCAGGTTCACATCGTGACCTTTGAAAAGGCCGCTTACGTAAGTCACCAGTTTTTTATTGATCGAATGTTTGCTGCTGCTTCCTGCAAAAGCTAAAATCTGCATGCCTAGTTTCGTTTAATTCTACAAATTACAATACACCTAAGCTGTAAATTTAGCTAGACAAAGTATTCAGGCGAAGCAAATCGGCTTTTCTTTCGAGAAATGTTAATGCAATTCGGCAGAATGGTCGTCGGGTAAAGGACTAGAAGTGATTTTGAGTTCACGCACGCGGTCCCAATCCATGTGCACAACCGGAATGGAATATATCTCTTGGCAGGCTCCAGGGAACCGTTGTCTAAGCAACTCATTGATTTCGTCGAAAAAACCAGTTTGCGTCAGGCATGTGAGCTTGTGCACACGCGTAATTTCGGCTTGACCGTTTTCTTCCAGATACCGTTCTCTATCGAAATCGACATCGATGGCCCGGGCCAACTTCTCGTTCAAAAGAGCCGTGGCAATGGCTTTGATTTTATCTTCACAATTGCAATACAAATGGAGTACGATCATGGCGTTTGATTTAAAGTCACCCGATTCAGCAAAATCCCTGCGGCCCACTCTTGTTGATACAGAGCATTGAAAAGTTTCAGCTGCGTTTGCAAAAGTTTCTGTTGGCTGTCGAGCCATTTGTTTTCTCGGGTGTTGACATAGAAAAGTGAACTTTCGCCCTGTTTAAACTTGAAAACCTCGTTGTTCAACAAAGCTCTATAGTTTTCTTGCATGTCTTGTGCCATGCGGCTTTGCCCTTTCAATTGTTCGTAGGCATTGTGGTAGTTACGCACCTTTGTTTCTACTTCCCAGATTTTCTGTTTTGTGGCCCAATCTGTTTCCGTAAGTTTCAGTTGAGCTTTTTCCAAAGCCCCTCTTCCCTCCCGAAACAAGAGGGGGATTCGCACCGTAAAACCCAATTTATAATTGTTTTGTAAACCGGGATTGGTGGCGACAAAGCCTGCGTAGTTCGGACTTAAATAATTGAATTTCAAATTGGCCGTGGGCAGTATTTTCTGAAATTGCAGTTTCCTGTAGGCTTCGTAATAAGCAGTTTTCAAGGTATAGGCCCGTATATCAGGATGATTGTTTTTGGCCAATTCAATAAGCTCATAAATCTCGTATTCTGGCAAAACGGTAGCGGTTTGCAAGTTTTCGGGCAGCAGATTTTCATCCGGAATGTAAGGTGTCTGTTCTTCATCCCATAGAAATTGGGCCAAAGCAAAAGAAGCCTTTTGGAAATCGAGATTGGTTTGGCTGTAAAGCAGGTCGATATTTTGCCTTTGACTCAAAGCTTCGATGGTGTCTGCCGCGGCATAATATCCATTTTCAAAACCCATTTTTACGAGTCTTTGGCGTTCGTAGCTGTTGGCCCGATAGGTTTCCAGAATATTGAGCAATTTGTGGGTCAAAGCCCAGTTGTTGTAGGCTTGTAAGCCACTGAACATCAAATCGTTCAAAATCGATTGGCGGTCGGTTTCGCTTTGCTGTTTGTAAATTTTCGCCTGCTTTAGGGCAGTGCGTTTGTAGTCGGTCAAAAGCCCTTGAAGCAAAGGCAGTTCCATGCCGAGGTATTGTAATTGACCTTTTGTTTTTTCAGGATTGATGTACGACCCCGCAGAATATTCTTGTCCCGCTTTCAGCTTCAAGCCGAAAGGGCTTTGCCAAGAAAGTTCGGGTGTTTCATAACGGAAATAATTCTTGCCGTCCAAGGTTTTCACTTGGTTGTCGAAAGTGAAATTCGGGTCAAAAGCTCCTTTGGCATAGCGAATATCCGCCTCAGATTGTCCCACACGGGCATCGGCCTGAGCCATTACAGGATGATTCTTAGCCAGTTGGTCGAGGAACTCCTGCACGGAAAGCACTTCCTGAGCCGAAGCAGAAAACCAGAGGAAAGGCAACAGCAGTACAATATGCTTTACTCTCATTTCTTTTTCTCGATTTTAGGTTCTGCCGCACGGTAAAACTCGGGTGGGAAGCCGTTGATGTTCCGCCAAAGTTCGTAGTAAATGGGCACGTCTCTTAGTAATGCGATGCCATTGGCTCCCCCGCCAATTCGCAGGGCCGTGGGCCACGCTTGCTCGTTTGGATCTTCAGAAACCAAAACGCGAAATTGCCCGTTGGGGCTGACACTGGTTTCTATGGCCGAAACAATACCACCAAATGTACCGTAGCTGCCGTTTGGCCAGCCGCTGAATACAATGGCCGGGAAGCCATCGAATACGAAACGGACTTTTTGCCCCAGGCTAATTAAGGGCAAGTCCATGGGGGCAATGAAGAGCTCAACGGCCTTGCCTTGCGTATTGGGCACAATTTCGGCAATCATTTGCCCTTCTTTTACCAATTCGCCCAAACCCATGCTCTGTACTTTGGTCAATTGTCCGCTTTGGGTGGCGGTTACAAAATAAAAGTGGCTTCGGGCATCGTAATTGGCCAGCTGATTTTCGAGTTTCGAAATATCGGCATTGGTGCTGGCGATAGTCGATAGGCTGGCAAAACGATCGCCTTCAGCTTTGGCAATTTTATCCAAATACTCTTGTGCGTAGGCATTTCTTTCAATTCGAAGGTTGAGCAACTCTTGCCGTGATTGGTTCAACTTGTTTTGTTGGCTGTTCACTTTGGCGTTTCCGTTCTGGAACTGAACCAACCTTTTTTCGTAGTCAGTTTTTGAAATGGCTCCGCTGTCGAGCATTACCTGTGCGGCCTGCCATTGTCTTTCGTATGTACCAAGAGCCCTTTGTGCGGCCACAAGATCGACGCTATCGCTCGAAATTTTCATGAATTGCTGTCCGATT
Encoded proteins:
- a CDS encoding TolC family protein, coding for MRVKHIVLLLPFLWFSASAQEVLSVQEFLDQLAKNHPVMAQADARVGQSEADIRYAKGAFDPNFTFDNQVKTLDGKNYFRYETPELSWQSPFGLKLKAGQEYSAGSYINPEKTKGQLQYLGMELPLLQGLLTDYKRTALKQAKIYKQQSETDRQSILNDLMFSGLQAYNNWALTHKLLNILETYRANSYERQRLVKMGFENGYYAAADTIEALSQRQNIDLLYSQTNLDFQKASFALAQFLWDEEQTPYIPDENLLPENLQTATVLPEYEIYELIELAKNNHPDIRAYTLKTAYYEAYRKLQFQKILPTANLKFNYLSPNYAGFVATNPGLQNNYKLGFTVRIPLLFREGRGALEKAQLKLTETDWATKQKIWEVETKVRNYHNAYEQLKGQSRMAQDMQENYRALLNNEVFKFKQGESSLFYVNTRENKWLDSQQKLLQTQLKLFNALYQQEWAAGILLNRVTLNQTP
- a CDS encoding NADPH-dependent FMN reductase, which encodes MQILAFAGSSSKHSINKKLVTYVSGLFKGHDVNLIDLNDFEMPIFSVDKEAEQGIPKEAYAFSRHIAQADLILMSMAEHNGAYSAAFKNIFDWVSRIPNVKVFQEKPIFLMATSTGARGGASVLKIAEARFPRNGGQVIETFSLPTFEENFDESKGLTNGLIQNELNDKIEAVLSCLSTS
- a CDS encoding HlyD family secretion protein yields the protein MRNYLTDNIESRNVQNTWTAFDHIYRIGRKSYMKYWLPSLLIVTTCVVLLPWTQNIRAKGYVTMLNQENRPQELHAVIAGRVEKWNFKEGDFVEKGDTVLQLTEVKVEYFDPQLVGRTADQVEAKKQSVDAYAAKASTASRQIDALQSAQKLKMLSLDNKIGQQFMKISSDSVDLVAAQRALGTYERQWQAAQVMLDSGAISKTDYEKRLVQFQNGNAKVNSQQNKLNQSRQELLNLRIERNAYAQEYLDKIAKAEGDRFASLSTIASTNADISKLENQLANYDARSHFYFVTATQSGQLTKVQSMGLGELVKEGQMIAEIVPNTQGKAVELFIAPMDLPLISLGQKVRFVFDGFPAIVFSGWPNGSYGTFGGIVSAIETSVSPNGQFRVLVSEDPNEQAWPTALRIGGGANGIALLRDVPIYYELWRNINGFPPEFYRAAEPKIEKKK
- a CDS encoding M12 family metallo-peptidase, which gives rise to MELAFERLRSGYKRTADPENPYFCIVSIDIDSDTYEDFKGDTLQIRIEVLQMLEKVSGIYERDVNTKLVLGDLHIWKESSKDPYYGVTNIYEMLNAIQKNAEDKSIFPSFSHMKMYLPTKDFFGAGGVATGKVNVSPWGVINTIAHELGHNFGSPHTQSCGWKGGPLDYCYSTEGTCYEESMENVIGTLMSYCNVQNYHFHPQVQELMGIYIQSALKQAEGLPEKPVFPTFNTLNLSRPYVFWSGSANARAYAVSLAIDPNFDNIVYTDTLNSSVLPYEGFTVGQEYYLKVWALNKNGMSSASETLHIKVSDFKAQMPKILTPTAFSVKDIYDNWEVQFTPVSGADYYEVEWLLDPDRAFLEPREGSMVKTNSTKAFLRGSSFHTDLRFGLRVRAIKDDVAGTWSLVSTQMIDPFSKYAASAVNLANGTNQAAINLRTYYYGPYEMQAKLYNISEGGNAPEQVFDFDSSKFPKFGQLTAFNGLKPNNTYRIDYSFNEEELYPAFGQLKSQRSISFVNRKESAENLEVLDVGGASEISKIRVHNNKVYAVTEKGLLINHLKENRAEIIDMEKSHNFISNTTLAFDFDANGNLWTVQPNARRENNQYVFPAPVAAISKFDERFLWLEREEVSRWPNNTAEYSIEWFDSESGLISGSNGLYSPNNGGISQYISNAHGWLNYIGDDAQYVWLYSNNNGELILWKLKKSDKSIRQTDISDQVNAFGGIRNAILGRDKTIYLQINQQLFSLTEEGQVEPISLSAFGLDNVEKIALDINGNVFVIGTVKYGFGYTMIKQFQGDWVKVKDMPDFNAAFLGNDLIPCENGDFVALYKNVLVRWEICDQEEAVQTLLPEMVIAGDTVQFDVKSCDAGQWEINGQKLASSPDLKLTLTENTPYSFSCDNLSCASTKTVGTVQIVSEIDLEGQAFYFCKEKSVAIATDLNGLSKKGLVEAKLLSATEEQWVFPVDLIEGKLTFELPEGLGLGDYTLDLSSERVKIQTQGELSIHLQGNPEVEVLGERFSCDGDAVSLEANSMDENLNYHWLTANGTELASGDQVNVYSSGLYTLISTNQGGCTSTVDSIEVSIADLGNVALVVENEGYIFPDEDMPFQILGLDTLQDYTFTLFKDGLALPDGQVTASQTGNYAMKVQSEYCETTSKEVKVQVLEGNRIYPNPSKDEMKLYMETEGRVEITNVSGQIFYTEDLSKGKHSVEVKYWPVGSYMVKFVQGKHQEVKRAVVK